From Malaya genurostris strain Urasoe2022 chromosome 2, Malgen_1.1, whole genome shotgun sequence:
ACTACATCATGTGGACGATCTTTTTCAACTTTTATCTGTCTCACTGGGAAAAGTATAACACGGGTGTTTTGTACCTGCCGTGGGGATACGATCTGGGGATGTGGGTGAGTTGTTaaaatgtataacattgattgTTTATATAATTTCTGTCCGTTCGTTTTTAAAGGGATCTGTGCTGATGTATTTCACAACTTGGGTATACGGATTTCAAATGTGGAAAACTGAATTGCCTGGAGGTATTTCTGCCGGTCAAATGATGGAACTCTGCTTGCATGTCAGTGCCATGTCGAATTTACCCATGGTTGTGTACAACATGTACCGCTCTTATAAAGACCGCACTGGTAAAATGCGATCACTCAAGGAAGCAATGCGACCGTTGTTCACGTACGGCACGTTTATGTTTGTTTCTCTCCTATGGGTATTCATATCTCCAAATGACATTATGAATAAGGACCCACGAGCAGTTTACATTCTGAGTGGTACCATATTCAGTAACATAAGTGTAAGTGCATCATGTGTGTCTTCTTTTTGTTCCAAAGTTTAATCTAGGTATTTTTCTAGTGCCGCCTAATTGTATCGCAAATGTCCAACACGATTAGTGAAACATTCAATTGGATGACAGGGGTGCTGTGTTTGTCACTTCTGATGAGCATTACGATACCGGCTATTGAACGACCACTTTTGTATGTTCTTGTCGTTGGTTCATCTCTTGCACACTGGCATTACGGATCGATTGTGGTAAGAGAATGGTAGTGCTTAAGAGGCGGTTTATCAGATAGCTAATACTTTTCTGTTCCTCTCCCAAGGTTCAACAAATGTGTGTACATTTCAATAGGTCATGCTTCAAAGTAACCAAGCCAAAAGAAATTGAACATTGAGATTCGAACCAATGAAAAAAGGAGTTGCATCCCGTGGTATTCGACTCCCGGTTTATTAGTGCATTGTTAGGATCAGTTTAAATGTCGCACGTGTATAAAGAAAAGTATTTGTTTCAGATAGGACGCATATACAAAGAAAAGACCACCCTTAGATTACcgtaataatttattttagtCGATTAATTGTT
This genomic window contains:
- the LOC131427590 gene encoding ethanolaminephosphotransferase 1 isoform X1, coding for MTKTSGSTIENGYLNKEHLAGFDSYKYSARDTSPLSIYLMHPFWNWLVEYFPKWIAPNLMTFVGFLFTVANFVMLSWYDWGFWASTELPGATPIPNWFWVMAAINIFLAYTLDGIDGKQARRIGLSGPLGELFDHGLDSYSAFFIPACLYSIFGRGDLSVPPIRMYYIMWTIFFNFYLSHWEKYNTGVLYLPWGYDLGMWGSVLMYFTTWVYGFQMWKTELPGGISAGQMMELCLHVSAMSNLPMVVYNMYRSYKDRTGKMRSLKEAMRPLFTYGTFMFVSLLWVFISPNDIMNKDPRAVYILSGTIFSNISCRLIVSQMSNTISETFNWMTGVLCLSLLMSITIPAIERPLLYVLVVGSSLAHWHYGSIVVQQMCVHFNRSCFKVTKPKEIEH
- the LOC131427590 gene encoding ethanolaminephosphotransferase 1 isoform X2, encoding MISYFPKWIAPNLMTFVGFLFTVANFVMLSWYDWGFWASTELPGATPIPNWFWVMAAINIFLAYTLDGIDGKQARRIGLSGPLGELFDHGLDSYSAFFIPACLYSIFGRGDLSVPPIRMYYIMWTIFFNFYLSHWEKYNTGVLYLPWGYDLGMWGSVLMYFTTWVYGFQMWKTELPGGISAGQMMELCLHVSAMSNLPMVVYNMYRSYKDRTGKMRSLKEAMRPLFTYGTFMFVSLLWVFISPNDIMNKDPRAVYILSGTIFSNISCRLIVSQMSNTISETFNWMTGVLCLSLLMSITIPAIERPLLYVLVVGSSLAHWHYGSIVVQQMCVHFNRSCFKVTKPKEIEH
- the LOC131427590 gene encoding ethanolaminephosphotransferase 1 isoform X3 — its product is MTFVGFLFTVANFVMLSWYDWGFWASTELPGATPIPNWFWVMAAINIFLAYTLDGIDGKQARRIGLSGPLGELFDHGLDSYSAFFIPACLYSIFGRGDLSVPPIRMYYIMWTIFFNFYLSHWEKYNTGVLYLPWGYDLGMWGSVLMYFTTWVYGFQMWKTELPGGISAGQMMELCLHVSAMSNLPMVVYNMYRSYKDRTGKMRSLKEAMRPLFTYGTFMFVSLLWVFISPNDIMNKDPRAVYILSGTIFSNISCRLIVSQMSNTISETFNWMTGVLCLSLLMSITIPAIERPLLYVLVVGSSLAHWHYGSIVVQQMCVHFNRSCFKVTKPKEIEH